The following proteins are encoded in a genomic region of Fundidesulfovibrio soli:
- a CDS encoding protein-glutamate methylesterase/protein-glutamine glutaminase — protein MIRVVVVDDSAFMRKALASMLEKDPDISVVATARDGQEGLELIRKHNPDVITLDIEMPRMDGLTALKHIMMEMPKPVLMVSSLTVEGAEATLKAMELGAVDFIPKQLSKVSLDIVKIEDDLRAKVKQIARRRFIPPSHLRRPAHTPAYAPAATASASHTNEAEPRKEFHKPSGSLLHDVVAIGVSTGGPPAVQKVLSALPADFPASIIIAQHMPAAFTGPFAKRLDSVCQVSVKEAETGDRLAPGRVFIAPGGKHLKLHQKVSRVEIEITTEPAEALYKPSANVLVASAAEAVGKRALGVILTGMGSDGLEGVKVLKQKGGRVLAQSDATCVVYGMPKAIVDAGLADEIIDIDDMAQAIMTNLYK, from the coding sequence GTGATACGTGTTGTTGTTGTCGACGACTCCGCCTTCATGCGAAAGGCCCTCGCCTCCATGCTGGAGAAAGACCCCGATATCAGCGTGGTGGCCACGGCCCGTGACGGTCAGGAAGGCCTCGAGCTCATCCGCAAACACAACCCCGATGTGATCACCCTCGATATCGAGATGCCCCGCATGGACGGGCTGACCGCTCTCAAGCACATCATGATGGAGATGCCCAAGCCGGTGCTCATGGTCAGCTCCCTCACGGTGGAGGGGGCGGAGGCCACGCTCAAGGCCATGGAGCTGGGGGCCGTCGATTTCATCCCCAAACAGCTCTCCAAGGTGTCGCTGGACATCGTGAAGATCGAGGACGATCTGCGGGCCAAAGTCAAGCAGATCGCCCGGCGCAGGTTCATCCCGCCTTCCCATCTGCGCAGGCCCGCCCATACTCCGGCGTACGCACCGGCCGCTACGGCTTCAGCGTCGCACACGAACGAGGCCGAGCCCCGCAAGGAGTTCCACAAACCCTCTGGCAGCCTCTTGCACGACGTGGTGGCCATAGGCGTTTCCACGGGGGGGCCCCCGGCGGTGCAGAAGGTGCTCTCCGCGCTTCCGGCTGATTTTCCCGCCTCCATCATCATCGCGCAGCATATGCCTGCGGCCTTTACCGGGCCGTTCGCCAAGAGGCTCGACAGCGTCTGCCAGGTGAGCGTCAAGGAGGCCGAGACCGGCGACAGGCTCGCCCCCGGGCGCGTGTTCATCGCCCCAGGCGGCAAGCACCTGAAGCTGCACCAGAAGGTGAGCCGCGTGGAGATCGAGATCACCACGGAGCCTGCCGAGGCACTCTACAAGCCTTCCGCCAACGTGCTGGTGGCCTCCGCCGCCGAGGCCGTGGGCAAGCGGGCGCTCGGCGTGATCCTCACGGGCATGGGTTCGGACGGCCTTGAAGGCGTGAAGGTGCTCAAGCAGAAGGGCGGGCGGGTGCTGGCCCAGTCCGACGCCACCTGCGTGGTCTACGGCATGCCCAAAGCCATCGTGGACGCCGGACTCGCCGATGAGATCATCGACATCGACGACATGGCCCAGGCCATCATGACGAACCTCTACAAATAG
- a CDS encoding UDP-N-acetylglucosamine 2-epimerase, translating to MNKTAWVHSCREDGDTEQGKKELVGNVLELRKSYPDARVVNMYHPLRGEALPFEHTYYKDLIPYQDEIALYAKAYDTADIIIGQSSLTQNPLVTASFSALYHSIASQFFYYFSYEYLLDKFKADSLIVISSYKNGSTDQLLETKNLLDEMKPLILEAQANGSGADCRLIDHVVSPDKTILFSCEDSGSGINRETYMSIGKMLIDMGFDVYFFCLTEETEAQLKNFSSHVIRHSEKDGENPLACTLALSYCMDTLIKGFFAARTRGLLPRISYRAPLRVGPDALNSFLIATLFTIYEKFAHYMASFEFAFASVEIIAAQGVRKVVAINEGDTSSSFLLNAASHFDLDSIGVSPILYSDHPASRFFPAKIHLVYGSQLADLMVKSGIEADSIIPVGSVHYDQAYGRDKQVDVTYTQTIVPEWDGRPLIVVATENRSNQLTEIRPTLEALRQRTDFFVVIKLHPGDPIDLFESLLADLGNPSHFKLIEKCDVLAVIHASSLLITMSSNLVIEAAVMGNISLSYNYSSSMPILDFVEEGLCLGARSPDECIAKIDMLVSDTPMRREAFALLENVVKFCTAVDGASADRILKRILKSNS from the coding sequence ATGAATAAAACAGCCTGGGTCCATTCCTGCCGAGAAGATGGCGATACTGAGCAGGGGAAAAAAGAGCTCGTCGGAAATGTGTTAGAGTTAAGAAAATCTTATCCTGATGCACGTGTCGTCAACATGTACCACCCCCTTCGAGGTGAAGCACTTCCTTTTGAACACACTTACTACAAAGACTTGATCCCATACCAGGACGAGATAGCGCTCTATGCAAAAGCGTATGACACCGCAGACATCATAATAGGCCAGTCTTCATTAACCCAGAATCCTTTAGTGACAGCGTCATTCTCCGCCTTATACCACAGTATAGCTTCGCAATTTTTCTACTATTTCTCGTACGAATATTTACTTGATAAATTCAAAGCAGACTCATTAATAGTAATATCGAGCTACAAAAACGGCTCGACAGACCAGCTACTGGAAACAAAAAACCTGCTCGATGAAATGAAACCACTTATACTGGAGGCGCAGGCCAATGGATCTGGTGCAGACTGCCGTTTGATAGATCACGTTGTCTCTCCGGATAAAACCATTTTGTTTTCATGTGAAGACTCTGGCTCAGGGATCAACCGCGAGACATACATGTCTATCGGCAAGATGTTGATTGACATGGGATTTGATGTTTATTTTTTCTGCCTGACGGAGGAAACCGAAGCGCAGCTGAAAAATTTCTCTTCGCATGTCATTAGGCATTCTGAGAAGGACGGGGAGAATCCACTGGCATGCACGCTTGCCCTAAGTTATTGTATGGACACGTTGATCAAGGGTTTTTTTGCTGCCCGGACGCGCGGCCTTCTTCCTCGAATTTCATATCGAGCACCGCTAAGGGTCGGACCTGATGCATTAAACAGCTTCCTTATAGCTACCCTCTTTACCATTTATGAAAAGTTTGCCCATTACATGGCTTCATTTGAGTTTGCTTTCGCTTCGGTAGAAATCATCGCGGCACAAGGCGTGCGAAAGGTCGTAGCCATCAATGAGGGCGACACGTCCAGTAGTTTTCTTCTCAACGCCGCTTCACATTTTGACCTAGACTCCATTGGGGTAAGCCCGATCCTCTATTCTGATCACCCGGCGAGCAGATTCTTTCCGGCCAAGATACATTTGGTGTACGGCTCGCAACTCGCCGATCTGATGGTCAAATCCGGCATTGAGGCGGATTCCATTATCCCGGTGGGCTCCGTTCATTATGATCAAGCCTATGGCCGGGACAAGCAAGTCGACGTGACGTACACGCAAACGATTGTCCCAGAATGGGATGGCAGGCCACTTATCGTTGTTGCAACGGAGAATCGCTCAAACCAATTGACGGAAATCCGTCCCACTCTTGAAGCCCTGCGGCAACGAACTGATTTTTTTGTCGTTATCAAACTTCACCCGGGCGACCCGATTGACCTGTTCGAGAGCCTGTTAGCTGATCTAGGCAACCCAAGCCACTTTAAACTCATCGAGAAATGTGACGTTCTCGCGGTTATCCATGCCTCATCGCTGCTTATCACAATGAGCAGCAACCTTGTCATTGAGGCTGCGGTGATGGGTAACATCTCACTCTCTTACAATTATTCGTCGTCAATGCCGATACTTGATTTTGTCGAGGAAGGACTCTGTCTTGGCGCGCGCTCACCTGATGAATGCATTGCCAAGATTGACATGCTCGTCTCAGACACCCCAATGAGGCGCGAAGCATTCGCCTTGCTTGAGAATGTTGTGAAGTTTTGCACCGCAGTCGATGGCGCAAGTGCCGACAGGATATTAAAACGCATACTTAAATCTAATTCCTGA